In a single window of the Anaerocolumna cellulosilytica genome:
- a CDS encoding PIG-L deacetylase family protein encodes MKKEVSGMTYLVVAAHPDDEVLGAGATLAKLASEGNTVIACFLSGEVTARRYRPELAKLRKDIISSSRILGIKQVILGNFPNIQFNTIPHLAMVQFIEQVILDTEAEIIFTHHPSDLNNDHLHTSLACQAAIRLFQRKDGILPVKELLFMEIPSSTEWSLNKSVHPFTPNVYIETREEFLTKKLQALTEYSGVMRDYPHPRSQVAIKGLAAYRGAQAGMVYAESFESVFRREI; translated from the coding sequence ATGAAAAAAGAGGTGTCCGGCATGACGTATCTAGTTGTTGCAGCCCATCCTGATGATGAAGTTCTGGGAGCAGGAGCCACACTTGCCAAGCTTGCCAGTGAGGGAAACACTGTAATAGCCTGTTTTTTATCCGGTGAAGTTACTGCCAGAAGGTATCGGCCGGAGCTTGCAAAGTTACGAAAGGATATTATAAGCAGTTCCAGAATATTGGGGATAAAACAAGTGATACTTGGAAATTTTCCAAATATCCAATTTAATACCATTCCTCACCTTGCTATGGTTCAATTCATAGAACAGGTTATTCTAGATACAGAAGCAGAAATCATATTCACACATCACCCATCTGATTTAAATAATGACCACCTTCATACATCCCTTGCCTGTCAGGCTGCCATTCGCTTGTTCCAGAGAAAAGACGGCATACTGCCAGTGAAAGAACTATTATTTATGGAAATCCCCTCCTCAACAGAGTGGAGTTTAAATAAATCCGTTCATCCTTTCACACCTAATGTATATATCGAAACAAGAGAAGAATTCCTTACTAAAAAATTGCAGGCTCTGACCGAATACAGCGGCGTTATGCGGGATTACCCCCATCCCAGAAGTCAGGTAGCAATTAAAGGTCTGGCTGCATACAGAGGTGCACAGGCTGGTATGGTATATGCAGAAAGCTTTGAAAGTGTATTTCGCAGAGAAATATAA
- a CDS encoding sugar transferase, producing MKRSHYISYQNGLKQTAEQMAAVILLLLLWPLLLLVALAIRLDSKGNVLFCQQRLGKGKKEFTIYKFRTMKINHSGDKLRSEQDIRITRIGTILRKTSLDELPQLINILIGDMGIIGPRPVLQDEFKPFKGHPVYEKRFNTLPGLFCTVDMSYRATATREQQFQMDAEYVENITFLSDMKIFGKVFINVLKRKNIYPVSQKQQAEEIHRDTSVK from the coding sequence ATGAAACGAAGTCACTATATTTCCTATCAAAATGGCTTAAAACAAACGGCTGAACAAATGGCGGCAGTTATTTTACTGCTTCTGCTGTGGCCACTACTGTTGCTTGTTGCACTTGCCATCCGCCTTGATAGTAAAGGAAATGTTCTCTTTTGCCAGCAAAGACTTGGTAAGGGAAAAAAGGAATTTACTATTTATAAATTCCGAACCATGAAGATAAATCATTCTGGCGATAAATTACGTTCAGAGCAGGATATAAGGATTACCCGAATCGGCACGATTCTTCGAAAAACCAGTCTGGATGAGCTGCCTCAATTAATCAATATACTAATAGGTGATATGGGGATTATCGGCCCCCGTCCCGTGTTACAGGATGAATTTAAACCTTTTAAGGGGCATCCGGTATACGAAAAGAGATTCAATACCTTGCCCGGACTTTTTTGTACAGTGGATATGTCTTATCGTGCAACCGCTACTAGAGAACAACAATTTCAAATGGATGCGGAATATGTAGAAAATATAACTTTTTTATCGGATATGAAGATATTTGGCAAAGTATTTATTAACGTACTAAAACGAAAAAATATATACCCGGTGTCCCAAAAACAGCAAGCGGAGGAAATACATCGGGATACTAGTGTCAAATAA
- a CDS encoding WbqC family protein: MIVTIHQPDYIPYIGYFYKISKADVFVFLDDAQFSNDNMHHWNKIKTPQGELRLKIPVSYHFGDSIHKIRTKDELGWKEKHLKILEMNYKKSRYFNEIFPFFRELLLCNYDSLADMNITINRYICYGLGLVPRFIKASELNIASAKEEKVLDVCTHLDGTDYISGIGAKAYQTEEHFRKRGICLSYTDYKPVLYPQLWGEFIKNLSILDFLFNCGFHWELIEEYLID; this comes from the coding sequence ATGATTGTAACTATCCATCAGCCGGATTATATACCATATATTGGTTACTTTTATAAAATATCAAAAGCTGACGTCTTTGTATTCTTAGACGATGCTCAATTCTCTAATGACAATATGCATCACTGGAATAAGATAAAAACCCCTCAGGGGGAATTACGGTTAAAAATTCCCGTTTCCTATCATTTTGGTGATTCTATTCATAAAATTAGAACCAAAGATGAATTGGGCTGGAAAGAAAAACACTTGAAAATATTAGAAATGAATTATAAGAAAAGCCGTTATTTTAATGAAATATTTCCTTTCTTTCGGGAGCTTTTATTGTGTAATTATGATAGCCTGGCTGATATGAATATAACCATAAACCGTTATATTTGTTACGGCCTGGGTCTTGTACCCCGGTTTATAAAAGCCTCTGAGTTAAATATAGCATCAGCGAAAGAGGAGAAAGTACTGGATGTCTGTACTCATTTGGATGGTACGGACTATATCTCCGGAATAGGCGCCAAAGCCTATCAGACAGAAGAGCATTTTCGAAAAAGGGGTATTTGCTTATCCTATACAGATTACAAACCTGTTTTATATCCCCAGCTTTGGGGAGAGTTTATTAAAAACCTGTCAATACTTGACTTTCTTTTTAACTGTGGCTTTCATTGGGAGTTGATTGAAGAATACTTAATAGACTAG
- a CDS encoding glycosyltransferase family 4 protein, giving the protein MRIIVSASYGHSLINFRGELIKAMVKQGHEVICTSIEPVEIMAKQVEQLGAKYYQIPGSRTGIGLLENIRTFFRYLIAYYLLKPDLCFLYMSKPIVFGGICGILTRVKRIVVFVTGLEVAFYSPGIKNRLTRLFLKTMYRLVHSKSETVFFMNQDDYKLMLKYHMVRREQARFVNGSGVNMEYFTKEKLPEDRVVCMTARLVWSKGIREYLEAAEKIKLCYPDVRFLLVGGLDENPEAIKKEELDEVISLGIIEYYGYTEDVRPYLKQCSIFVLPSYHEGNGRSIVEAMATGRPIITTHAPGCKETVIDGYNGFLIPVRDSKTLTDKLSVLIEHSSLRTKMAESSYLLCKEKYDVNQVNEIFLKTLRL; this is encoded by the coding sequence ATGAGAATAATCGTTTCAGCCAGTTATGGCCACTCCCTGATTAACTTCCGTGGAGAATTAATTAAGGCCATGGTAAAGCAAGGCCATGAAGTAATCTGTACCTCCATTGAGCCAGTTGAAATCATGGCGAAACAAGTAGAGCAACTTGGCGCTAAATATTATCAAATTCCCGGCAGTAGAACTGGTATCGGGTTACTTGAAAATATAAGAACCTTTTTTCGCTATCTTATAGCCTATTACTTACTAAAACCTGACTTGTGTTTTTTATATATGTCAAAACCCATCGTCTTTGGCGGAATTTGTGGAATTCTCACCCGTGTAAAGAGGATTGTAGTTTTCGTGACTGGTTTAGAAGTGGCTTTTTACAGTCCGGGGATAAAAAACCGGCTAACCCGGCTGTTTCTTAAAACTATGTACCGGCTGGTACACAGCAAAAGTGAAACTGTATTTTTTATGAATCAAGATGATTACAAACTAATGCTAAAGTACCATATGGTTCGGCGGGAACAGGCCCGCTTTGTCAATGGCTCCGGGGTGAATATGGAATATTTTACAAAGGAAAAGCTGCCGGAGGATAGGGTTGTATGTATGACAGCAAGACTGGTATGGAGCAAAGGCATTAGAGAATATCTAGAAGCCGCCGAAAAGATAAAACTGTGCTATCCGGATGTTAGATTTCTACTAGTGGGTGGACTGGATGAAAACCCGGAGGCGATAAAAAAAGAAGAGCTGGATGAGGTTATAAGCCTGGGTATTATAGAATATTACGGCTATACAGAGGATGTAAGACCCTATTTAAAGCAGTGCAGCATCTTTGTACTCCCCTCTTATCATGAAGGCAATGGCAGAAGTATTGTAGAAGCCATGGCGACTGGGAGACCGATTATTACGACCCATGCTCCGGGCTGCAAAGAAACTGTAATCGATGGCTATAACGGCTTTCTAATACCGGTCAGGGACAGTAAGACTCTAACTGATAAATTAAGTGTTTTAATAGAGCATTCAAGTCTCAGGACAAAAATGGCAGAGTCTTCCTACTTGCTATGTAAAGAAAAATATGATGTGAATCAAGTTAATGAAATCTTCTTAAAAACCCTGAGGTTATGA
- a CDS encoding phenylacetate--CoA ligase family protein, with product MTGNKILLKMYAVCPIFLQNIFISIYGLLLYGQRYGKTYRRYLNYYTSHRPSDLKKEKYRQNKQFINLLHYAIMNSPFYQEFYKNIDISKIKTIEDIALLPILTKTCLKENLEKIYTVSRKKSQCHYTGGTTGIPMAVRKRKQDVERRMAYLDAYKRSYGFINLKMRSARFFGKNIIPVSSNKKVFWRKNYFLKQRLYSTYYLKQENLSYYITDLNRFKPQSIDGFVSSIYTIAKYIDDNHLSLNFTPKAIFTTAETVLPYQKELIERVFSCPLSDQYASNEGAPFIIQCREGYYHEALDTGVFEHIKTPEGVKLLVTSFDSYGTPLIRYDIGDYIQESPAVECSCGSCFPIIGGIIGRDTNYLVTKGRGNITPVQLSVLIAELPLSIEQVQFLQKSKDLIVIRCSAKAPFSKEAYNKIILEKVRAYLGEDIRYKILWENALDRAPSGKFQLIVNQMKNH from the coding sequence ATGACGGGGAATAAAATACTTCTAAAAATGTATGCCGTATGTCCAATTTTCTTACAAAATATATTTATTTCCATTTATGGGCTTCTGTTATATGGGCAGCGCTACGGAAAAACCTATCGAAGATATCTAAACTACTATACCTCACACAGACCGTCTGATTTAAAGAAGGAAAAGTACAGACAGAATAAGCAATTCATAAACCTACTCCATTATGCCATAATGAACAGTCCTTTTTATCAGGAATTTTATAAAAACATTGATATTAGTAAGATAAAAACCATAGAAGATATTGCACTGCTGCCAATACTAACAAAAACCTGCTTAAAAGAGAATCTGGAGAAGATTTATACTGTGTCCAGAAAGAAGTCCCAATGCCATTACACTGGCGGCACTACCGGAATCCCTATGGCCGTCAGAAAGCGTAAGCAGGATGTAGAAAGAAGAATGGCATATCTGGATGCTTACAAAAGGAGCTATGGCTTTATCAATCTAAAAATGCGTTCTGCACGTTTTTTTGGTAAGAACATAATTCCGGTCTCCTCTAATAAGAAGGTATTCTGGCGTAAGAATTATTTCTTAAAGCAGCGGCTTTATTCTACCTATTATCTGAAACAGGAAAACTTAAGTTACTATATTACGGATTTAAATCGTTTTAAACCTCAATCCATTGATGGATTTGTATCCTCCATCTATACTATAGCAAAATACATTGATGACAATCACCTTTCACTTAACTTTACGCCAAAAGCAATCTTTACTACCGCAGAAACTGTTTTGCCTTATCAAAAAGAGTTAATCGAAAGAGTATTTTCGTGTCCCTTAAGTGACCAATATGCTTCCAATGAAGGCGCTCCTTTTATCATCCAATGTAGGGAAGGATATTATCACGAAGCCCTTGATACCGGAGTATTCGAACATATTAAAACACCGGAAGGTGTTAAGCTTTTAGTCACCAGTTTTGATTCCTATGGTACGCCACTAATACGGTATGATATTGGTGATTACATTCAGGAATCACCTGCTGTGGAATGCTCTTGCGGCTCCTGCTTCCCTATAATCGGAGGAATAATCGGAAGAGATACCAATTATCTGGTTACAAAAGGCAGGGGAAATATCACTCCTGTACAGCTTTCTGTACTGATTGCAGAACTGCCCTTATCCATTGAACAGGTTCAATTCCTTCAAAAATCAAAGGATTTGATTGTAATTCGATGTTCTGCAAAAGCACCATTTTCCAAAGAAGCATATAATAAAATAATCTTAGAAAAAGTAAGGGCCTACTTAGGGGAAGATATACGCTATAAGATTCTCTGGGAAAATGCACTAGACAGAGCTCCCAGCGGAAAATTCCAACTTATTGTAAATCAAATGAAAAACCACTAA
- a CDS encoding glycosyltransferase family 2 protein, producing the protein MKYNPLVSVVVPIYKTEIYLSRCIESICSQTYSKLEILLIDDGSPDTCPQICDNYALLDNRIKVIHKKNGGISSARNAGLDAMTGEYVTFIDSDDFLHRDCIRYLIYLALRKDCQITTCELYKGSDYSFDKVSVKGHTKIYEKKDAFLSRRIKSGIVGKLFLASLFQELRFPESDHFNYEDEALYYKLVYRCKHMAITEKPLYYYYQSPDSTTRITNHHKTTDFIQVFEERIKFFADKEKVLLELSWEYYALCLMLFFMNCKKDTLNTNDLDEILTLYRKAFFKVIYNEITPFTYKIMFSTFYYMPKLSAKAVNLLKLR; encoded by the coding sequence ATGAAATATAATCCACTGGTAAGTGTGGTGGTACCAATCTATAAAACGGAAATTTATCTCTCCCGGTGTATCGAAAGTATTTGCAGTCAGACTTACTCAAAGCTTGAGATTTTATTAATAGATGATGGTTCTCCCGATACCTGTCCTCAGATTTGCGATAATTATGCTTTATTAGATAACCGAATTAAGGTAATTCATAAAAAGAACGGTGGAATATCCTCTGCTAGAAATGCAGGTCTTGATGCTATGACAGGGGAGTATGTTACCTTTATTGATAGTGATGATTTTCTTCATAGAGATTGTATCCGTTATCTAATCTATTTGGCTTTACGCAAAGATTGTCAAATAACTACCTGCGAATTGTATAAGGGGAGTGATTATTCATTTGACAAAGTATCTGTAAAGGGCCACACCAAAATTTATGAAAAAAAAGATGCCTTTTTAAGCCGAAGAATTAAATCCGGCATTGTAGGTAAGCTCTTTCTCGCCAGTTTATTTCAGGAGCTTCGTTTCCCGGAGAGTGATCATTTTAACTATGAAGATGAAGCACTCTATTATAAATTAGTATACCGTTGCAAGCATATGGCAATAACTGAAAAACCATTATATTATTATTATCAAAGTCCGGACAGTACTACTAGAATTACAAATCATCATAAAACAACGGATTTTATTCAGGTATTTGAAGAACGTATAAAATTTTTTGCTGATAAGGAAAAAGTACTCCTAGAATTATCCTGGGAATATTATGCGCTTTGTCTTATGCTGTTTTTTATGAATTGTAAAAAAGATACCCTAAATACCAATGATTTAGATGAAATTTTGACTTTGTACCGGAAAGCTTTCTTTAAAGTTATTTATAATGAAATAACTCCGTTTACTTATAAGATTATGTTTTCTACTTTTTATTATATGCCAAAGCTGTCTGCTAAGGCTGTCAATCTTTTAAAACTTCGATAA
- a CDS encoding glycosyltransferase family protein, giving the protein MKILVLTDEVWNDTLYPNNVLTNWLQGFPAVIANIYLAGGAPDNTCCQTYYQITDGMMIKSLFTKTTAGQTFRLPENKRQETLPSADSYPDDEGRVLTLIKNKLPMESLRLVREGIWLLGHYDITGLKDFVAGFQPDVIFSLRYASLKVLRFERLLLSLSKKPMFVFTGDDEYTLAQLSFSPCYWLRRTLIRKALKRNAEHYYKYYTLSEEQSSLYSKIFHIRTGVLSKCGSFETYKKKPVQKPLILVYAGRLYCHRYKTLLAIKEALKVINKNKVHMILNIYSRDKVSKKYLKLLDDNRNSYLHPPVSPAALKQIYYKADIALHVESFDIKNRLLTKYSFSTKIIDCLASSCAVLAICPKSHAGYDYLKKQDSAICVSSLHEIKGTLTKLCKKKSLVQEYQKKAWSCGQRNHQKYSIQQMLLEEMKKAGEFMS; this is encoded by the coding sequence ATGAAAATACTTGTTTTAACGGATGAAGTCTGGAATGATACGCTTTACCCAAATAACGTACTTACCAACTGGCTTCAGGGGTTTCCGGCAGTTATAGCTAACATCTATCTGGCAGGAGGTGCTCCTGATAATACATGCTGCCAAACTTATTATCAGATAACTGACGGTATGATGATAAAAAGCCTTTTTACTAAAACGACAGCGGGTCAAACCTTTCGTTTACCTGAAAACAAACGGCAAGAAACCCTTCCTTCCGCTGACTCCTATCCGGATGATGAAGGTCGCGTTCTTACCTTGATAAAAAATAAACTTCCTATGGAAAGTTTACGTCTGGTTCGGGAGGGAATCTGGTTACTGGGACACTATGATATAACAGGATTAAAAGATTTTGTTGCCGGCTTTCAACCGGATGTCATATTCAGTCTAAGATATGCCTCTTTAAAGGTTTTAAGATTTGAACGCCTGCTCTTATCCCTATCCAAAAAGCCTATGTTTGTCTTTACCGGAGATGATGAATATACGTTGGCCCAGTTATCCTTCTCACCCTGCTACTGGTTACGGCGTACCCTGATTCGTAAGGCATTAAAAAGAAACGCCGAACATTACTATAAGTATTATACTTTGTCAGAAGAGCAGTCTTCCCTTTACAGCAAGATATTTCATATCCGTACCGGTGTTCTTTCTAAATGCGGCAGCTTTGAAACCTATAAGAAAAAACCGGTGCAAAAACCGCTTATTCTCGTATATGCCGGCAGGTTATACTGTCATCGATACAAAACCTTACTTGCCATCAAGGAAGCTTTGAAGGTCATAAACAAAAATAAAGTCCATATGATTCTTAATATCTATTCCAGAGATAAGGTTTCTAAAAAATATTTAAAGCTCTTAGATGATAATCGAAACTCATATTTACATCCACCAGTAAGTCCTGCTGCATTAAAACAAATTTATTATAAAGCAGATATTGCTTTACATGTAGAAAGTTTTGATATTAAAAACAGACTTTTAACTAAATATTCCTTTTCCACCAAAATTATTGATTGTCTTGCAAGCTCTTGCGCCGTTCTTGCGATTTGCCCAAAAAGCCATGCAGGTTATGATTATCTGAAAAAACAGGATAGTGCTATCTGTGTATCCTCGCTTCATGAAATAAAAGGTACCTTAACGAAACTATGTAAAAAGAAGAGCCTGGTTCAGGAATATCAAAAAAAAGCTTGGTCCTGTGGACAAAGAAATCACCAAAAGTACTCTATTCAACAAATGCTTTTAGAAGAAATGAAAAAAGCAGGAGAGTTTATGAGTTAA
- a CDS encoding polysaccharide biosynthesis C-terminal domain-containing protein: protein MKILVTGSSGFLGKNLIARLEAQKEENHIIYKYDVDTSKEHLNEYAKDCEFVFYFAAIHRPKKEEEFHQINVLLFEDLINLLEKNQNNCPILYTSSIQAVQNTEYAKSKREAEDLLKNHGEKTGSKAIIYRLTNTFGKWAAPNHHSVVATFCNNITRELEIEIDNPGQPMNFYYIDDVIDSFISHLYRDMAPASDGFYHLDKKYLYTTTLKELADKLRAFHDSRLTLTLPDMADSFTKKLYSTYLSYIPIHTFHYPLTMHADDRGSFTEIFKTPERGQFSVNVIKPGIKKGEHYHNTKCEKFLVVSGRALIQFRKIDSEEIMNYYASSEELEVIDIPVGYTHNIMNIGEEDLVTLIWANEVFNKENPDTYPLPVE from the coding sequence ATGAAGATATTAGTAACTGGCTCCAGCGGCTTTTTAGGGAAAAATTTAATCGCCCGACTGGAAGCACAAAAAGAAGAGAATCACATAATCTATAAATATGACGTGGATACTTCAAAAGAGCATCTTAACGAATATGCAAAAGATTGCGAATTTGTATTTTATTTCGCTGCGATACATAGACCGAAGAAGGAAGAAGAATTTCATCAGATTAATGTTCTGCTTTTTGAAGACCTTATTAATCTTTTAGAAAAAAACCAAAACAATTGTCCGATTCTATATACATCTTCTATACAGGCTGTACAAAACACTGAATATGCTAAGAGCAAGCGGGAAGCAGAAGATTTGTTAAAAAATCACGGCGAAAAGACAGGGAGCAAAGCTATTATCTACCGGCTTACTAATACCTTTGGCAAATGGGCAGCACCAAATCACCACTCCGTTGTGGCAACCTTTTGTAATAATATTACCAGGGAATTAGAGATTGAAATAGACAATCCTGGCCAACCCATGAATTTTTATTACATTGATGATGTCATAGATTCTTTTATTAGCCATCTGTATAGAGATATGGCCCCCGCTTCTGATGGTTTTTACCACTTGGATAAAAAGTATCTCTACACAACCACTTTGAAAGAGCTGGCTGATAAACTACGGGCGTTTCATGACTCCAGGCTAACCCTTACTCTGCCGGATATGGCTGATTCCTTTACGAAAAAACTTTACAGTACCTACTTAAGCTATATTCCCATTCATACGTTTCATTATCCTCTGACCATGCATGCAGATGACAGGGGAAGCTTTACAGAAATCTTTAAAACCCCTGAAAGAGGTCAATTTTCTGTTAATGTTATTAAACCCGGCATCAAAAAAGGCGAGCACTATCACAACACCAAATGCGAAAAGTTTCTGGTGGTAAGCGGCAGGGCCTTGATACAATTTAGAAAAATAGACTCTGAAGAGATTATGAATTATTATGCTTCTTCAGAAGAGCTGGAAGTAATAGATATACCCGTGGGGTACACTCACAATATTATGAACATCGGAGAAGAGGATTTAGTGACTCTAATATGGGCCAATGAAGTATTTAACAAAGAGAATCCGGATACGTATCCTTTACCCGTAGAATAA
- a CDS encoding polysaccharide biosynthesis protein codes for MFSGKTLLITGGTGSFGNAVLDRFLRSDIEEIRIFSRDEKKQDDMRHQYKHDKIKYYIGDVRDLPSIKNALHNVDYVFHAAALKQVPSCEFFPMEAVKTNIVGTDNVLTACMEAEVQKVICLSTDKAAYPINAMGTSKAMMEKVFIAKSRTVDVKKIQICGTRYGNVMCSRGSVVPLFIEQIKSGIPITVTEPSMTRFVMTLEEAVELVIFAFEYGENGDILVQKAPACTIGTLAQAVRELFEDTKDIKIIGMRHGEKMYETLLTHEESSIAVDMGNYYRIPADNRSLNYDKYFVTGERKATPNIEFNSNNTLQLDVQMVKQKLLSLKYIKEELNGGQIT; via the coding sequence ATGTTTTCCGGAAAAACCTTACTCATTACCGGTGGTACCGGTTCCTTTGGCAATGCAGTATTAGACCGTTTTTTAAGAAGTGATATTGAAGAAATACGTATCTTCTCAAGGGATGAAAAAAAACAAGACGATATGCGCCATCAATATAAGCATGATAAGATAAAATATTATATCGGGGATGTTAGAGATTTACCTTCGATTAAAAATGCACTTCATAACGTAGATTATGTATTCCATGCAGCAGCCCTGAAACAAGTGCCTTCCTGCGAATTCTTTCCAATGGAGGCTGTAAAAACAAATATAGTTGGTACAGATAACGTTCTGACAGCCTGTATGGAAGCAGAGGTACAAAAGGTAATCTGCCTTTCTACAGATAAAGCCGCCTACCCTATTAATGCTATGGGTACTTCTAAGGCCATGATGGAAAAGGTATTTATAGCAAAGTCCAGAACCGTAGATGTTAAAAAAATACAAATCTGCGGTACTCGTTATGGGAATGTTATGTGTTCTAGAGGTTCCGTCGTACCTTTATTTATCGAACAAATCAAGTCCGGTATACCCATTACCGTAACGGAACCTTCTATGACACGCTTTGTCATGACGCTAGAAGAAGCAGTTGAACTAGTTATTTTTGCCTTCGAGTACGGAGAGAATGGCGATATATTAGTGCAAAAGGCACCTGCTTGTACGATAGGAACACTGGCTCAGGCCGTACGGGAACTTTTTGAAGATACCAAGGATATTAAGATAATCGGTATGCGCCATGGTGAAAAAATGTATGAGACACTTCTTACCCATGAGGAGAGCTCTATTGCAGTAGATATGGGAAACTATTACCGGATTCCTGCTGACAACCGCAGCTTAAACTATGATAAATATTTTGTAACCGGAGAGCGGAAAGCTACACCTAATATTGAATTTAATTCTAATAATACGCTGCAATTAGATGTACAAATGGTAAAGCAGAAATTACTCAGTCTTAAATATATTAAAGAAGAGCTTAATGGAGGACAGATAACTTGA
- a CDS encoding hemolysin activation protein, which produces MKPYLVDVPVLLFVFIRPDTLTKVFNEIKKARPRILILASDGPRDNHPEDMEKILKSREIVNEVDWDCKVYKLYFENNQGLYVMVQKALDFTFYYTDRCIFLEDDVVPSQSFFPFCAELLEKYKDDLRINMICGMNHLGIYKEPEADYFFTEAAAIWGFAMWKRTYLGFYDACYGKSNYTMGRLKEKTRNRKPFYKNLREYCVNQTVNGHLGGPEFYLRFTGCSQNRLNIIPKKNLIKNIGFGEGATHSAGDLAKLPLSVQKVFNMKVYPLTFPLTHPDYVIGDAKYEQLQDKITANNHPLMLALRKAEGFFRRLYYDKSACFKVSAGKYLLKLLYYSIVTFQSSLELGSFLLHKYILVIKGHKKIPKK; this is translated from the coding sequence TTGAAGCCATATTTAGTAGATGTTCCTGTCTTATTATTTGTTTTCATTCGTCCGGATACTCTAACAAAAGTATTCAATGAAATTAAGAAAGCAAGACCCCGTATACTGATACTCGCATCAGACGGACCAAGAGACAATCACCCTGAGGATATGGAAAAAATCTTAAAAAGCAGGGAAATCGTCAACGAGGTCGATTGGGATTGCAAGGTATATAAACTATACTTTGAAAATAACCAAGGACTCTATGTTATGGTACAAAAAGCCCTGGACTTTACGTTCTACTATACAGACCGGTGCATCTTCCTGGAGGATGATGTGGTACCTTCTCAAAGCTTCTTCCCCTTTTGCGCCGAACTGTTAGAGAAATACAAGGATGACTTAAGGATTAATATGATATGCGGTATGAATCATTTAGGAATATATAAGGAGCCGGAGGCAGACTATTTTTTTACCGAGGCTGCTGCCATCTGGGGTTTTGCTATGTGGAAACGAACTTATTTAGGCTTTTACGATGCCTGTTACGGCAAAAGTAACTATACCATGGGAAGGCTTAAAGAAAAGACGAGAAACCGTAAACCCTTTTATAAGAACTTAAGAGAGTATTGCGTGAATCAAACCGTTAACGGACATCTTGGCGGTCCTGAATTTTATCTGCGTTTTACAGGTTGTTCCCAGAACCGTTTAAATATAATCCCTAAGAAAAACCTTATTAAAAACATAGGATTTGGGGAAGGTGCTACTCATTCAGCAGGAGATCTTGCAAAATTACCTTTAAGTGTTCAGAAAGTATTTAATATGAAAGTATATCCGTTAACCTTTCCTTTGACTCACCCTGATTATGTAATCGGTGATGCAAAGTATGAACAGCTTCAGGATAAAATCACAGCGAATAATCACCCTCTTATGTTAGCTTTAAGAAAAGCGGAAGGATTCTTTCGTAGGTTATACTATGATAAAAGTGCCTGCTTTAAAGTAAGCGCTGGTAAATATCTATTAAAACTCCTGTATTATAGTATCGTAACCTTCCAGTCTAGCCTTGAACTTGGAAGCTTTCTCCTTCATAAATACATTCTCGTTATAAAAGGGCACAAAAAAATACCAAAGAAATAA
- a CDS encoding acyltransferase: protein MVSSGNQNSFYSGEELKELGLGSYGEQVFISRKASIYGGKDIVLGSHVRIDDFCILSGKLKLGDYIHIAAYTALYGGDKGITIMDYGNLSSRITVYSVSDDYSGETMTNPMIPEEYKHVTSKPVLMERHVILGSGCVVLPGVTLKEGSSFGSMTFINRSSEPWSINAGIPFIKIKDRSKALLKLEEKWKEVR from the coding sequence ATGGTTAGTTCAGGAAATCAAAACAGTTTTTATTCCGGAGAAGAACTTAAAGAACTCGGTCTTGGCAGCTATGGTGAACAAGTGTTCATCAGTCGAAAAGCAAGTATTTACGGTGGTAAAGATATTGTTCTTGGCAGCCATGTAAGAATTGATGATTTTTGTATATTAAGCGGAAAACTTAAGCTTGGGGATTATATTCATATTGCAGCGTATACCGCTTTATACGGTGGTGATAAAGGTATTACCATTATGGATTACGGAAATTTATCTTCTAGAATAACGGTCTATTCCGTTAGTGATGACTATTCCGGTGAAACCATGACTAATCCCATGATACCGGAGGAATACAAACATGTTACCAGCAAGCCTGTACTTATGGAAAGACATGTGATTCTTGGTTCCGGCTGTGTTGTACTTCCAGGGGTTACCCTAAAAGAGGGAAGCTCCTTTGGTTCCATGACGTTTATAAACCGTTCGAGTGAACCCTGGAGTATAAATGCCGGCATACCATTTATAAAAATAAAAGACAGAAGCAAAGCACTCCTTAAGTTGGAAGAAAAGTGGAAAGAGGTGCGCTGA